The region tatatatatatatatatatatatatatatatatatgaatgattggGCCCAGGCAGGTCCTGAAGGCACAAGCAAGTTACATGAAGAAGATGCCAACATGCCTACCGCTTCTACTCCTGTCACGATGCCACCTGCTGTCATTGTGCAGCTATAGCATGTAGCCATAGCCTGGTGGGGTGTGCCCTACCATCAGTTGACTGAGAAAGAGAAGACTAGGACCTGGTTTACTAATGGTGCTGCATGTTATGCAGACATCACCAAGGAGTGGCCAGCTGCAGCATTACAAACCCTTTCTGGAACAACCCTGAAAGATACGGGTGAGGGGAAATCTTCACAGCGGGTAATACATATGGTCATACATTTTATTTGGAGAAATGGTCAGATGTGTGACTGTTTACTGATTCATGGTCTATAAACAATGGATTGAATGTATggtcagggacttggaaagagcatAATTAGAAAGTGGGTgagatgccagcctggtctaccgagtgagttccaggacagccaaggctatacagagaaaccctgtctcgaaaaacaaacaaacaaacaaacaaacaaacaaaaagaaagtgggtgagaaagacatctggggaagaagtGGAGACATCTCTCCAAATGAGCAAAGGATGCCAAGGTActtgtgtcccatgtaaatgtTCATCGTAAGGTGACTTCAGCTGAGGAGTTCAATAATCAAGTAGCTAGGATGACCCACTCTGTGGACGGACAGACAGCCTCTTTCCCAACCCATCCCTGTCATTGCCCAGTGGACCCATGAACAAAGTGGCCATGGTGGCAGAGGTGAGCACTATGCATGGACTCAACAACGTGCATTTCTACTCACCAAGGTGAGCAGCTACAGCTGCTGCGTGCCACATCTGCCAAGAGCAGAGACCATCACTGGTGCCATTCCCTGGGGTGACTAGCCAGTGATCtagtggcaggttgactacattggaCAACTTCTGCTGTGAACAGGAAAGCATGTTGTCCTTACTGGAGTAGATATTTATTCTGGTTATAGATTTGCCCTTTCCTGCACATAATGCTTCTGCCACAACCACCATCCATGGACTGACAGAATGCCTTATCCACCATCATGGTATTCCACACACCATTGCTTCTGACAAAGGGACTCACTTCATAGCTAGAGAAGTGTGACCTTGGTTTCATGATCATGGGATCCACTGGTCCCACCATGTTCCTcaccatcctgaagcagctggcctGAAGAAATATAGAATGAAATATAGAATTGAAGACATGGTTACAGCACCAATTACATGGCAGCAGCCTGGAAGACTAGGGTTAGTATTCTCCAGAAGGTGCTATGTGCTTTTAACCAGGATCCAATATATGGTATGGTTTCTCCGGTAGCTTGGATCCGAGGGTCCAGGAATCAAGGGgtgaaaaaaggaaattattccATTCACTATCGCCCCCTAGTGGCCAACTAGAGTTTTTGCTTCCTAGTCCCACAACCGTAAGTTCTGCTGGCCTAGAAGGTTTGGTTCCAGAATGAGGCAGCACCCCTGCGAGGAGCAACAACAAACCCCCTGGCCACTTTGGGCTTCTAATGCCCTTAAACCTAAAAATGAATAACAGTGTTAGGAGAGGTTACTGATACATATCTCCATCAGGAAACCGAATTGCTTCTCCACAATGGAAGTAAGAAGATTATGTCTGGAGCGCAGGAAATCTATTAGGGCATCTCTTGGTGCTACCACATCGTCCTGTGATTACAGTCAATAAGACACTACAATAACCTAACCCAGGCAGGGTGAATGGGTAGTAGGGAAAGGTAGTCTTAAATTCAAGCTACGAACACATGAGTAGTTACAGAAATATAAGTGACAAGAGTGTTTCTGTCATATATTGTTAAGAAGGTGTTTGTATggatatttgtgttctctttctaGCTCTATCATGTAATGTAACATCAATTATAAGAGAATGTCCCTCATGGAACATTGGTCCCTATTCTCAAATTTATAATGTTGTATGACGGATAGTTGTATCTATCGTATTGACCGGAGTTATATAGCCTGGTTAAATATTATAACGCATTGGCGATTGTATGAGACAGTTACATCACGGTTCGAATAATTATGACctggttgttgttttcatttggaaattaaacaTGGCACGAGGAGATATTGTGTCAAGTTGGCTAGGGGCGGAGTTGTGGTGGCTTTTTTGGTCGTCAACTTGACTATGTCTGGAACTAAACCCCAAGTGGCTGGGttcacctgtgagggattttttttttctttataatttgaaGTGAGTTCAAGGCAGGTTTCTCTGaggagtcctggctgtcctagaactcagagatccactaaCCTCTGTTTCCAACATGGTGGAATGAAAGGCCTTCTACACCTCAGCTCCCCCCTTCTCTCGCTCATCTTTCATGGAACTGCTGGTTAATCCTGACCCTcagggaagatccacctttaataccttctgctggcagcttggaagaaggaagcttgcccTTTGCTGCTCGCCTGCACTCTCATTGGCAAGGTCATTCCTTCATTAGCATAAGAGACTACTTCTTCTGGATCCCAGCATCTACTGAAGACCACTGGAGACACCCAGGCACAGAACAACTACTCGATTCTTCCACTTTCTGGTCATAGACAGCCATCGTTGGACTAGCAAgatcacagcctgtaagccacccTAAGAAAACATGTCAACATGCATGGTTCCTTGTTtttgatagggtctcactctgtagccctgacaGATCTGGAATTTACAGTGACCCACcggtctctgcctctgcctcctgagtgttaccTTTGActgggtcttactgtgtagttcAGGCCGGTCTAGAACTTGCTACACAGCCAAGTTCATTACTTGTAGCTGAAAACAGCTCTTCTCTTGCTCACGCGTCAGCTCCTAAATGGAGTCTCGCCACGGAATTGCTAGGTGATCTTGAACCTTAGAGATGAGCACCAGGAAGGAGCGTCCTTGTCCAGCTTTCATTGTCCCTCCAACATGGCTGTGACCTCCTACTGATTCCACTTCCTTCCACCTTTCAGTTTGGAAGTCATCTACTGCCTAACCAACCATCCTCAATTCAAAtactacctcctggccaggggcACAGAGGCAAGATGGCCTagagttcaagattatccttggCTATGGAGActtaaaacaaacatacaaaagactgagcatggtggcacatgcctttaatcgtaacactcaggaggcaggcagatctctgaatttgaggtcaggctggtctacatatcaagttctaaGCTAGCAAGGGGCACATGGTAAGACTGAAAAGAGAGTGTGTGCTGGTGAtgtggctcggtggttaagggcACTTCCTGGGgccccgggttcaattcccagtacccacgtggCAGTTCCTGTGGCAGCTCACGTcagatccaggagatctgacacactcacacagacataagtAGAACTAAAGAAATCATTGAAAAACGAAAGAGCCACTTCTGCCTTTTTACCAGGTAAACCTCAGGAAAACTGTCCCCAGGGCAGGAAGGCGCTTACTCAGAAGTTTTCAGCTGAagttaaagaaatcaagaaaattagGATTCAGATAAAATTAACATTCCTGTCTGTTCTGAAGTAAAACAGACTAGCTCAAATTATGTAGTTAACAACTCCCTTGAATTGAATTCCTGACCCTCCAGCCTGTTCCTCCTAAATGCTGGTAtcacaggcatgtatcaccatgaaTAACTGTGCGTGCGCACGCTTCTGCACTCATACCTCCAAGCATGGACCAACAAActcccatctctcccttccctccttgtcCCTCTTCAGGAAGTAGCCAGATCTGAATCTGTGTTCTTATACCCAAAGAGGCTGGGGGTGTTTGGTTGGAACCCCTGCTCAAGCTAGGAAACCCCAATTGCTCTTCTCCCATCTCCACTGTAAGAGAACCCTGGGCTAACATgtcatctctccctttctctgaatTCCCAGCTACCCACCCAGTTTCATCCTCTTTACCTTACTTATACAGTCATAATCCCAGCCCTAGCTTATAAAACCCCTTTGCATTTAGCCTGGGCACATgacttctctgacctccacctgtggGATCAGTGAACTCACCCAAAAGCTGCCTTCCAATAAACCTatctttatacattttctttttaaaagattttatgagtacactgtagctgtcttcagacacaccagaagagggcatcagatcccattacagatggttgtgaaccaccatgtggttgctgggaattgaactcaggacctctggaagagcagtcagtgctcttaagtgctgagccatctctccagccttctttaTACTTCAGATTCGGCTTCAGTTGGTTCATTTAGTCCATGGAGAAacaagcctgcctgcctgcctgcctgcctgcctgcctgcctgcctgcctgcctgtctgtctgtctgtcgtttatctaatctatccatccatccatcctcttgTCAGCTTCCAGAACCCCTACTTTCATTCTTGGGGCTGAATCCCACACCCCGCTCAGCCCCACCCTCAGAGATCACACAGACACCGGTGTTGCTGAAGGAAACTTTAATAGGGTATGGCTGATTCTTCTTGAAGGTCAAAGAGGAAGGGCATCACATCTGTAAGAGAGTTCAGAGGAGCTTGCAATCTTGACCTGCTCTGCCCGGGGCCTGCTACACTATCTCACAGAGCTTAACGTTCCAATGCTACCACTTTTGAAGCCCTTCTGCTTGCTACAGCAGAGTCCTCTTAACCGATAAACCCTCATACATTTTTACCCAGCTTGAATGCCATTGCACCAGGATTCTGGGCTGTGAGCAGAGCCTGAGGTAACCtcaggattccctattttttgCACACAAACTCCCACTCTCATGGGAGGTCTCAGAGGAAGACATCACTTAGAGGGTCTCAATCACTCCTATTCTCCCTGCGTCCTGCAGATGTCTTTGGAGTGTGATCCAGGGAGGCACATCTAGCCTAGAGTCTGGGTCTCAGGTCCCCCACCCTTGGGCTCATGCATGACAAGACTTCACACCTGGCTGGCTCATGCACTGTTGGATACTTTGTAGCCGAGTGGAAGCCAAGGTGCGGGCCTCCTCGGAAAATCGGCGGTGTCCCTCCTCAGTCAACTTCCAGAGGCAGGATCGAGGCCGAGTGCTGGCTTTGCCCTGCTTACTGACCGGCACTTTCTCAAAGCTGTCTCGGAAACAGAGATTGTGACGGACCGTATTCTTCCAGGCTTCTGGAGCTGTCCGGAAAAAAGGAAAGTGCTCTCTGTGGACAGGGAGGAAGGGTAAAGAAAGGCATGGCGCCTCTGAAGAGGACACACTCTGGTCCTTGTTCTTCCCCAGGGCCAggagcctcagcttcctctcaGGGTGGAGCAGGACAAGCTGGTCTAGAATTGTACTTTGCTGACAGAACCACGAGTCAGTTTATGAaccatcttttctctttctttcggTCTTTGAGACAGTCTAATGTAGCCCAGATTGAGCTTGACCTCCCTGGATAGCTGAGGATGGATGACCTTAAGCCCCTGGCCCTCCTCCTACCTCTgaatcctgagtgctgggatcacaggcctctGCCACCATGCTAGGACTgagaaatttcttcttttaaacccAGTTTATTGTCCCCAACCTCAGGCTCATTTTTGGCCCTCCCTCAAGAGCTAGAGATTTTGACAGCAGGAGCAAAGCAGAACTAATAATACCcaagaaaaaaacattctgaAACACGGGGCTCTTTGCCTAAACCAGGAAGGCCTCCCTCACACTCGTGAATGACCATGAAAGTGAAATATGAGTTGGTCAGggcagcacacctttaatcccaccacccaagaagcagaggcaggtaaaccTATCTttttgaaggcagcctggtttacatagtgagttctaggacagccgaggctacacacagaaaccctgtcacTCGGGAGGCAAgtggcaagtagatctctgagttcaaggctaacccaGTCTATACAGTGAGATTCAGGCCAGCCCAAGCTACAAAgggagtccttgtctcaaaaaagcagaCCCTAATTTCAATgatcatacacacagacacatacaatgCAAATTCTCAGTGAGGCTTCTTTGACCCTTGGAGGTACAGGGTTCTGTGCCAGACAGGAAAGTCTAAGGGACAGAAAGTGGGAGATGTTGTTGGGGATACTGGGTTCTATTCTGGCTAATCTTTAGGGGCAGAAGCTCCAACTTGACCCAGGAGAATTGGTAGTTGAGGGAAGGCTGAACTTTAAGAGGCGAAGGGGTGGGAGTGGTTATGCTCTTGAATGTGGAGCAGGCATACATTTGTCTGGGGAAATAAAaccagaaggggaaactgagtcagcAGCCCAGGGCCAGGTTGGAAATTATTAAACCCtgaccctccccttccccttcttaaAGGGACCCCTGGGCACATACCGCGTGAAGTTGTAGATCTGTTGTACGTTGAGGCCACAGGGGGGACTGTTTCTGAGTGCCAAGGCAATCAGATGGAAGTAATGGAGAGGGGGGCGGGACCAGAGCCTCCCCTCTGGGCTGATGGCTTGCTGAAGCTGACTCTGGAGTGGGGCCCTTGTGGGAAGGGATGGGAGAGCCACAGAGGAGCTGTCATCACGGTCCttggcctcctcctcttctgtaggctagaggggcacagagtaggatcTGGTCCTGACTCCTCGGCCTCAGCTCCAGTGTGCAGTGGCAGAAAGGGGATCGGTCTAGAATCCACTATccagccttctccccagccccagggtACAGGTCAGGTGTAGACATGCTCATCTTTTATTGACCCTCAGAAACCCAGCTGCTGATGCTTCAACCCTGTGCCCACCCATTCATACCTCCTCCCAGACGCTAGGGGAAGAGGCAAAGtgcttctccttctgcttcctcttctgcttgCGAGGAGGTGACAGCGTCCCCAAAGCTTCCGAAcagctgtcttcttcctctttcaggGCTGGCTGGCAAGCAGGCAGCACGACTGGCGGGTCTTCCTTTTTAACTGCGACCTCCAGCTTGCCAGGAGGATACACGATGTTTGGGTTCACCCACATCCACAGATTGGGTTTAATGTCTGGACCtgggtagaggaagaggagatgtctCAAGTTCACTGACTTTAGGAAGCAAGGTGCTTCCAGCTCAGGAGATGGAATCCTGGCCACAGAACTCACTACTTACCATCTTTATCAGGGTTGGGTATTTTTTCCAAAGGCAGTTTTGGTGGTTTAACAATTCGAAGTCTGTATAGGGCAACtggccaagagagagagagagagagagagaagaataaagagaaagacagTTTTGGTGGTTCAATTATTTAGAGTCTGTAATTGGCAACTGGCAAAAAAGAGAGTCAAGGCATTCTAGAATTTCCACTGTTACCCCATAATCTGGGGCCCTGAAGATCGCCTACGGCAGGTGAGGGCCAAGCCCGGGTAGTATGAGGGTATAGAGGCTGGTGTTCTCTCCACCTCTGACCTCAAGTTTTCTGCATTCTTTTCTTACCCCACATAGTCTATCCTTGAACAATCTCATGCTCATGTCTGTGAATTACCATTCATAAATCCACGGCCCCCACATCTGGCTACACATCACTGCTTACTGGATGTTGTTGCTTGGGTTATTGGCAAGTCCTTCAAACTCagtgtctcctctctcctggtcctctccctccacccctcctcccctctgctccttTTCCTCTTGATGTGAGTTCCTGTTATAattcccagactggcctcaaactcgctgcaccccctgcctcagcctcccaggatTACAGACACGTATCACACAGCCAACTTCATGATTACcaatccctccccacccccccaaaaaaggaaggaaggaaggaaaacacaaaaccaattaactaaaacaaagacGGAACAAACACAGGTGCTGTGCATACCATCACACTGCAAAGGGACCCGAGAAGCTTCAGTTCAGATTTGAGAATTTTCTGTCACAAACTGTAgtgttttgggtgttttgtttctcaagactgggtctctctgtgtagccctggatgtcctggaactccctctgtagaccaggctgtccttgaactcggagaaccacctgcctctgcctcccgagtgctgggattaaaggcgttgtatgccaccactgccgggcttaAACTGCAGTGTCTTCGTTTcacaaaattttttgttttttctttttaagggggggtgggggtggggaggtcttAAAGGCATGCGCCGACACACCCAGCAAGTTCTCTCCACCCTGTGAGCTCTGGTGACTACATTCAGGTCATCTGGTTTGACAGCAGACCCCTTCACCTGCTAAGCCATTGTGTCTGCCTTCATTGTCTTTATTGtgggtttatgtgtgtggtgcacatgtgtggtgtTGAGCACGTATGTGTTTGGGCACCTGTAAATGTGCATACGTGGGAGATGTGGACGATGTATATTTGCTGTAGAGACAGCATCTGTGTGAGTAGCAGAAGTCCACCAGGACTTCCGGGGTCTTCCTCGGTCATCTTCtaccatatatatatttcttaaattacagTTAATTGCTGTGTGGGGGCGCACGTGTCATGGTATGTATAGGTGGTGTATAGGTCATGGTATGTATAGGTGTATAGGTCATAAGATCATTTGAAGGGGCTGGTTCTCTCCGACAACTATGAGACTCAGGTAGCATGAACCTTTACCTGCTAACATCTAGCCAcccctagtttttgtttttgttttttgtttttttttttttaggacggtctctcactgaaccagaagtaCCCCTCCACTCCTAAATGCTGGGGTACAGGCACAGTCACGCCTAGTTTTTGAGGCAGCTGCTGGGGATTTGAAATCAGAATCTCACATACTTGCAgagttaagtgctcttaactactgagccacctcctttGGCCCCCATGTTTTTGTTATGAAAACCAAAAGACCTCAGGGCTAAGGTTACAGTTCACCAGGTAAAGCCCTTGTCTGAGAGGCACAAATCTGGGATCAATCTACATAATCTACATATAATTTTTGCATTCCAAGTGTAATCCTTCCACCTcagactcccaaatgctgggattatattaCCCTGTACAACCCACCTTGACTTTACTATGTTTTTATATCAGTCAAAGTTGTCATGCAGTTTTTGTGCCCCAAATTCACAATCTTCCAGTCTAAACTCCCactactgagattacaggtgtgcatcctTACAGATATGTCTATCAATCAACGTTGTTgggcctttttttgttttttgtttgtttgtttgttattcaagacagggtttctggat is a window of Arvicanthis niloticus isolate mArvNil1 chromosome 26, mArvNil1.pat.X, whole genome shotgun sequence DNA encoding:
- the Foxr1 gene encoding LOW QUALITY PROTEIN: forkhead box protein R1 (The sequence of the model RefSeq protein was modified relative to this genomic sequence to represent the inferred CDS: inserted 2 bases in 1 codon); this translates as MGNECFLSFTTSHLPEAEQNLALYRLRIVKPPKLPLEKIPNPDKDGPDIKPNLWMWVNPNIVYPPGKLEVAVKKEDPPVVLPACQPALKEEEDSCSEALGTLSPPRKQKRKQKEKHFASSPSVWEEPTEEEEAKDRDDSSSVALPSLPTRAPLQSQLQQAISPEGRLWSRPPLHYFHLIALALRNSPPCGLNVQQIYNFTREHFPFFRTAPEAWKNTVRHNLCFRDSFEKVPVSKQGKASTRPRSCLWKLTEEGHRRFSEEARTLASTRLQSIQQCMSQPGVKSCXMHEPKGGGPETQTLG